The Argiope bruennichi chromosome X2, qqArgBrue1.1, whole genome shotgun sequence sequence CTCGACACATGGTTTTGGTTTGCATATCTGCAATTGGAATAGTTTCTGGCCATCTTGGGAATCTATCGATCATTGTTAACAAATGGATGCAACCATTGGATAGAGGTAAATGACCAACAGTTTCGATATGTATTTGTTGAAAACGAGAATCGGGCAAGCTAAATGTTCCTAATGGAGCTTTAGTATGGCGCTGAACTTTTGACCATTGACAGGGCTCACAGCACCTCACCCATCCTTTTATATCTCGCTTCATAAATGGCCAAACATATCTTGAGCTGATTAAATTTCGTCGTTTCTGCTATTCCTGGATGTGAAATGTTATGTAGCTGCTCAAAAATTAGTTTTCGAAAAGATTTTGGGATAAATGGTCGTGATGAACCAGTTGAAATGTCACAAATTAAATCAGAATTCGAGCTCAAACAATGTTTGAGTGCAAGTTGAAGTGAGGAACTTTTGTCATGTAAAAACCTCTGAGTTTCATTTTGTTGAGCTTTTGAGGGTTCACTAAAATAAGGTGACAGTTATTGAATCATATTCTACACGTGAAAGTGAGTGTGCCACCGCATTTTTGGATCCTTGCACATGTCTGATGTCAGTGGAGTATTGGAATATTAAATCAAGATGACGTAATTGTCTCGGGGAACATTTATCTGGATTTTGTTTGAAGGCATAAATTAATGGTTTTTGATCAGTATAAATTTGGAATTCCCTACCTTCTAACAtatgtttaaattctttaattgccGAATAAATGGAGAAAAGTTCTCTGTCATAAGTCGACTATTTTCTTTGGCTTTTGTTAAGTTTCATTGAGAAAAAAAGCTATTGGCTCCCATTTCCCGTCTGATGATTGTGATACGGTGCCACCTACAGCAACATCTGAAGCATCCACCCACAGGCTTAACTGAGTCCCAGGAATGGGATGTCTTAAAAGAGCGGCTTCAGCAATCGCGGTTTTCGCAGCGATAAAAGCTTGTTGCGCGTTTTCATTCCAATTGAACTGTTCTGATTTTTTTCGAACATTGGAATGAGTTTTTTTCCTATTAGTACGCCCCTCTAATAATTGTATTATTGGAGCAAGTATATTTGCTGCTTTTGGAATAAAACGtcgataaaaattaaacattcctaAAAACCTACGCAATTGCGTCAAAGTATTTGGTTGGggaaaatctaaaacaaattttaccgTATCAGGAAGGGgttctattttcttttcagaaagttTAAAGCCTAAAAAATGTAGAGAATTTTTGCCAAAAGTACATTTTTCAACATTAATACAAAAACCatattcttgtaattttgaaaacaaaattttgatatgttcCAAATGTTCATTATGATcttttgaagcaattaaaatgtcGTCTACAAAGGCATAAACACCAGGAAAATCCCTAGTTACCTCATCTATGAATCTTTGGAATATAGATGATGCATTGCATAATCCAAATTGCATACGGGTACTTTCAAATAACCCAAACGGTTTACAGATCGCTGTTTTTGGAATATCATCACGGTTTATAGGTATTTGATGGTAAGCTTTGACTAGATCGATGTGACTGAGCATTTGTTTACCATACAATTCAGATGTAAAATCAGTAATACAAGGAATGGAATATTTGTCTTTGTTAGTTTGTGCATTAAGTGCACGATACTCACCAACCGGTCGCCATTCAACAGACCCTTTTTTAGGCACCATGTGCAAAGGAGAAGAATATGCACTTTTAGAAGGTCTCATATGACCGAGATGGATCATGCGCTGAACTTCAGCTTTGGCTATTTTTAGCCTGTCTGGAGCTAACCTTCTAGGTTTAGCTGAGACAGGAGGACCTTTTGAATTGATATAATGTACAGCATTATGCTTAACAGGCTGATTAGGGTCTGGCAATTTAGTAATTGCaggatatttcattaataatttaccataaactttatttgcaaatacagattttacagaaaaaaaatgaacatcgACCTAGTTTAGCATGCACTTTTAAATTAGTAACATTATCAATTAAACGTTTATTTCTTAAATCTGctgataaattaaaatggtacaaaaattTGGCACCAATAATAACACATgaaacattacaaatataaaatgaataagtgaaatttttacgTAAACCAAAATTTACAGTTATAAACTTTCTgtcataaacatttatttcagtacGATTTGCGGCACGAAAGGTTTGCATAACAGGCATTTGTCTGTCTCTTTTAGAAGCAACAGTTAAGCTGGCGTCACTGCCggaatcaattaaaaaagaaataccgGTGTTATGTTCACGTAGAAAGAGACGGCGAGAAATATATCCAAAAGAAGAGTCCGCCGCCGCTACTCTTCCGGAACAGGGTTTCCCTTAAAAGAGCAAGGCGGAATGCACCTTTTAGCTTTCTCGTGGAATCGAAAGTGATACCAGCAGTATCTATTGCCCCCTGATTTTGAGCGGACACGACGAGTACTGCTGGAAGACCGAAAACGTCTGCGAGAAAGACGGATGTCAGCCCTTTCCTTGAGCAATTCCTTGATTTCGTTTCGAAGCAAATCCATGTCCGATTTAAGCTTCTTCACAGGTGAAGAGTTGCATTCACTTCCAGAAGAAATAGTGCTTATTGAGGTGGAATTGATGTCCAGAATTCTATCAGCTACATCTTCTGCCTTGTCCGAAGAAATCGGTGAAATGGAAGCCAAAATAGTTTGCACAGGTACTGGCATTGCTTGATTGAACAGTTCAAACAGCAAGGAATCATCGATGTTATGGCTTTCGGCTCGTCTTTTCATGATACGAAGCAATTCGCTGGGCTTCCGATCACCTAAGCTTTCACCAGCCAAAAGTCGTCGAATTTCCTGCGTCTTTGATTCGGAACAGCGTTCGATGACTATCGCTTTGAGATCCGAATATGGATCCGTGGAATGCGGTTGAATTATTACGTCCCGCACAACAGTGGCAATTTCGGGAGGTAAGTGAACCACGACGTAATTGTATTTCGTCTTGCTTTCAGTAATGGCTTTCGGAGAAGCCAATTCGAAAGTGGAGTCGAGCATATGAAACCAAAGTGCAGGATCCGGCTTTATGAATGGCGGGATCACTACCGCCGCTGTTTCAGCTGTAACCATATTGACAAGGAAAATGAAATTCTCAacgaaatagatttaaattaaagacCGTGGTCACCACTGAAGAGGATTGATTAATCTATAATGTTATTTGTCATGATTTGACTCCATGTAAAGGTTGGGAAACAATCACTCTCcgtttatatcaaaaatatatctttatccGACACACAACACCATCGCGTACTCTGTCCCTCGGAGCAACTCTGGTTAATTTTTACCAAGTTCCGCGAGAGGCGGGAAACTGGATCATGCTGCGCGTTCAAGGCCATTTTATGCTTAATGGAGATGAAACGCACATCACACTTTGGCGAGCTTTCTCCGAGAGAATTAGAACGATCGCTACTGGACTGATTTgtctattttgcttatttattttaagaaaaaaatttctagaaatttcacgcgtgtagctcatTGTAGCTACCTGAGgcctaaacaaataattttgagaattttatccaccagattggtaacagagttaataagttctcagtttttttaaCTGAGGGAAAGTTAATGTAAACATTATCTATCGCAGCTCTCGGTCTCTTCCTCGAGCTGGATACTGCTGGGTTGTATGCAGGCAAATTTAGTAACTTGTAACGAATCTGGGATAGTTTGTCAAAACAATTAATTgatgttcttctaataaattccgaaacaggttcaattttgagatcgtcaTGTAAAATTTTCCTCCTGATATACCAGGAAGTGTTTGCAATCTTCATCAAgtgcctattttgaaaaacttgcaacctcttaatGTAAGTGGCGGAAGtcgccccccccccaaaattTGGGAGCCATACATTAACCCTCCAAGTGGCAAACCCGtcaaaagacggaatcttttctgcCTTCAAATGGACGGGCCCTCAaaagacggaaacaaaaactcccttaaaactgtcattGCCCGTATATTTACGGGTTCCCGTTTTTCTCTTCCCCCtctctcaagctgtgagataatgagaagggaatgcgagataaggaaaagtgaatcgttatcggTGGACGATAGGAGTGACGTCTTCCTGCTCGCgttctttttagtattttaaaatgtcgcttacgttctgagccgttacttttgagattttgataataaatacatatccaaaatgagttttaaataaagggaataaaattgaacgtatgaaaatatatacctggaatgaataaatatacgtattattaataataatttgatcaatAAGATTTTAAGGCTTTCtagcataaaaaaatagtttatataaaaaataaataaaaaatataaaattaaaatttggcaagTTTCTCTTTTATAGCGTGCCTTCATTTAAGGATTgcttatgcaatttatttttgaaaataagacctaaacttatgtacagaatttacttaacgaacaaaactttttaacttttaataaaataatttttttttcagtttttttttttttttttttttttttttagtttttattaataagtgtatttaaaaacagggagatatatagaaccaatatattaaagtaggattttttggaaaaattagtattcattatattaaattcttatttttataacgtaataatctatatatgaaaattgaatatttgtttaattctttaaaccttatagaatttcacactccttgacgaattcgaacaaaaatgtaagcattgtaaagatataagtttcattgtttttatatttttctatggtttttaat is a genomic window containing:
- the LOC129959660 gene encoding uncharacterized protein LOC129959660; this translates as MVTAETAAVVIPPFIKPDPALWFHMLDSTFELASPKAITESKTKYNYVVVHLPPEIATVVRDVIIQPHSTDPYSDLKAIVIERCSESKTQEIRRLLAGESLGDRKPSELLRIMKRRAESHNIDDSLLFELFNQAMPVPVQTILASISPISSDKAEDVADRILDINSTSISTISSGSECNSSPVKKLKSDMDLLRNEIKELLKERADIRLSRRRFRSSSSTRRVRSKSGGNRYCWYHFRFHEKAKRCIPPCSFKGNPVPEE